The Cyanobacteria bacterium FACHB-DQ100 genome includes the window CTAGAGCAGCAGCAAACCTTTGACCTAGTGGTGTGGTTAAAGCCTGAAGCGCGTCAAGGGGTGGATACCATCGGTAATTTAGTGATTGATACGCCCAGCGGCAAAAAAATTCCGTTGGCACAGGTGGCAACCGTTCAGGACGGTACAGGTCCAAACACAATTAACCGTGAAAATGTTTCTCGCTTGATTGTGGTGGCTGCCAATGCGCAGGGTAGAGATTTGCGATCGGTAGTGAGCGATATTCAGGCAAAGGTCAAGCAGCAAGTTCAAACTCCGCCCGGATATTACATCCAGTATGCTGGGCAATTTGAAGCCGAAGAGCGGGCATCCCAAAATATTTTGCTTTTCAGCGCGATCGCCTTTGTCATCATCACCATCATCATGTATCTCTCGGTGAAATCGGTTGCATCCACCGCCATGATCATGATTAACCTACCTCTAGCCCTCGTGGGGGGTGTGATTGCAGTGGCACTTACAGGAGGCATCTTGTCGATCGCCTCGCTGGTGGGATTTGTCACGCTGTTTGGCGTTGCAACCCGAAATGGGTTGCTGCTGGTAGACAACTACAACACCAAGTTTGTTGCCGGGATGCCGTTGAAAGATCTCCTGATTCAAGGGTCGATGGAACGGCTCAACGCTATCCTTATGACAGCGTTTACTTCTGCATTAGGGTTAGCGCCCCTAGTCATCGCTGGCGGACCCGGAAAAGAGCTTTTGCAACCCTTATCGATCGTTGTTCTGGGTGGACTTTTTACCTCTACAGCTCTGACGCTGCTGATATTACCTGCGCTCTACGCCAGGTTCGGCAAGTACCTATTTCCGAAACGATTAATTGTTGAGAACGGCAAGGTCTCTCAACCAGAGATGAGGCATCTTCAAGGAGAGGCTTAACGGTCTAAAGCCAACAGTTTTGTTTATTAACAAGGAGAAACATCATGCAATTGAAAATGAATGTAACAGCGATTTCAGCGATCGGGCTACTATTCTTAGGCGCTTGTAGCAGCGGCAACCAAGCAACTAATTCAACCAGTAGCCCTGCTCCTTCTGCGGAAACTCAACCTTCTCCCCCTGCTGGCAGTCCCGCTAAATCTACATCTGATGGGAATCACGGTAGGCAAGGCGGACAGGTGATTGAATCAGGACCCTATCATCTGGAACTTGTATCGAAAAAAGAGGCAGCGCAGACTCACATCGACTTTTTCTTACAGAAAGGCGACAATCATGAACCAATTCCCAATGCAAAGGTAACAGCTCAAGTTCAATTGCCTGATGGCAGTCAGAAATCGTTAGATATGAAGTACGACGCAAGCGATAAGCACTATACAGCAATCTTACCCAGCGCCACGCCAGGAGAATACAAGGCTGTTATTCTCTCAGACATTAGCGGAGAAAAAGTGAATGGGCGCTTCAGCTTCAAGCACTAATACTGATTGGTATTTGATTTTGCTTAAGGTGTTTTGATCACCCCTCTGATTCACAGCCATATTACATAGGTAGAGTTATCTATCAAGCGATCTCATGCGAGTGTTACTGGTGGAAGATGAACCTGATTTAGGCACCGCGATTCATCGTGTTTTAAGTCGGGAGAAGTATGTGGTGGACTGGGTGCAAGATGGCAGCACAGCTTGGGCGTATCTCGACAACTCCGATGTTCACTATACCTTAGCCATTTTAGATTGGATGCTACCTGGACTATCCGGGGTAGAGTTGTGCAAGCGGCTCCGCTGTCAAAACAATCCACTCCCCATTCTGCTCCTGACTGCCAGAGATCGCATGGAAGATAAAGTAGCCGGACTCGATGCCGGAGCCGATGATTACCTAGTGAAGCCCTTTGGCATGGCAGAACTGTTGGCGCGACTGCGGGCGCTACAACGACGATCGCCCGAACTTCACCCCCAACAACTCCAAGTCGGCAATCTCATTCTCGACTACGGTGCCCACACCGTTTGCTGGCAACCCCTCGATGGGCACCAAATTCCTATTTCTTTGACTGCAAAGGAATTTCAGACACTGGAATACTTTATGAGACATCCTAGTCAAGTGGTGACAAGCCATCAAATCATGAATCAACTCTGGGAAGTGGGTGCAGAACCAACCAGCAACGCGATCGCTGCCCAAATTCGGTTGCTACGGCGTAAGCTTGCAGAAGTCGGGTGTGACGGTCTCATTGAAACGATTCATGGAATCGGCTATCGATTCAACGTTCCTCATGCGTCAAAATAAGCTATTTAACCGCACTCGTATTCAGCTTGCAGGCTGTTACGCTGGGGTCATGGGATTAATCTTAAGCGTCAGCGGACTAATTACTTACCAGTTGTTATCAGCCGCTCATTGGCACGCCGTCGAGCAGGAACTAGAGTCCATTTCAGGAACACTGCACGACTCTTTAGAACCGAAGTTAAAGCAACCCAACCGGCTTGAGCCTGCGATTAGACAAGCCCTCCCAAGGCTATGTCTGATAGGAACAGATTGCTCAAATGACGCTCAAAAGCGGCATATTCTTGGCATTGTTCAAGAAGACAACTATTACGTGCGCTTTTTTACCCAATCTGGGCAACTTTTAGCAAGTTTGGACAAGCAACCTGCCAGCTTACCACCTCCAGTTACTAAAGAAGGTTGGACTACGTTGCACGATGGGAGTGGAACGCGCTGTCGCCAAACCACGCTACTACTAAAAACTGCCACCGGATCTGCTTGGGGCTACATGCAGATTGGGCGATCGCTAAAAGAATATGACGATCATCTCACCATGCTGCGGCTACTGCTTGCTGTTGGGCTACCGCTTGCCATGCTGCTTGTTGCGGGGGCAGGATGGTGGTTAGCAGGACTTGCCATTCGCCCCGTCTACCAGTCCTATCAACAGATGCAACAATTTACCGCTGATGCGGCTCACGAACTGCGCACTCCTATTGCCACTATCCGCGCTACTATTGAGTCTGTCCAGGGTGTGGTGGATCTCCCAATGGAGGAAATGCAGGGAGCATTCAGTGTCGTGGATCGTCAAAACAATCGACTAGCACACCTAGTACAGGATCTTTTACTGCTCTCGCGAATGGATCAAAGAACGCTGGCAGAGAAACATCAGCCCTGTTGCATAAATGACCTAGTTCACGATTTAGTGGAAAGCTTATCCATGTTAAAGATTGCAGCTCCCATCCAGTTAACAACGCAGTACAGAGTTAAAGAGCCGTTGTATGTTATGGGTGATGAAAATCAATTGAGTCGCTTATTCTCTAACCTCATCGTCAATGCCTTGCACTACACGCCTGCCGGTGGAGTGGTAACAGTGATTGTAAGGCGAGAGGACACTCATGCTCTCATTCAGGTAAAAGACGCTGGCATTGGCATTGCCCGAGAAGACCAGTCCCGTATTTTCGATCGCTTCTATCGAGTGAGTTCTGATCGCTCTCGTCAAACTGGAGGAGCTGGATTAGGGTTGGCAATTGCAAAAGCAATCTCAGAGTCTCATCACGGCAGTATTCAAGTAAACACTGATTTGGGCAAAGGAAGTACCTTTGCCGTGCGATTGCCTTTAATTTAGAGTCGAAAGGTTACCTTTTAAAGGCAGTATCAACTTAACCATGTATGTTCAAAAATAAGCATAGTGATCCTTGAACATTCAAGCGTTGCTCAATTTTATGTAGCAATTTTGTACAGTGACTTTTTATTTAGTCGTGGTGGCGAATTGATGTCATCAAACGTGTGCAGCTTGTCTCTACTAGAGTTTAGCTTTGAGTCTGAACAGGGAGAATTGTCGCTAATTAGTGCCTGTCTTCGCTACGAGAAGCATTGCCAGAGTTTCTGTGCCACAACTCTTTAGTAGCCCTGCTAAGGTCATCTTAGGGTTGAAGCCCTGAGTAAATTGCTACCTCTGGCTGTTCACCTAAAAGTATCCTGCATACTCATAAGTATGGCATTTCCCTCTACCTCTCTCATTCATGCCCCAACGGCACTGGTTGCCGAAACGCATCTTGCCCTTGCCTCAAAAGAGATTGGGTACGCTTTCATTAGCATTGTCAACTTAACTAGATTTCGCGCTGATTGTTGAGAATGGGTGCACTTGGAGTTACGAAAAAGACAGCCTTTCCGCCTTTGAAAATCACCCACTTTCTCAATAAGCAAGGTTGAATTGAGTTAAGTTGACAATACCATTGGGTTTCAGCTTTCAACGTTTTCTCTTGCTTCAATTCATCCATCGCAACTGGATAAGCAGCATTTTTATCGACCGTGATGACTCGTGGAATTTGAGTGTGCTTGGCTCCTAATACTTTGCGAAAAAAGCGGGCTGCCGCCTTCCCATCTCGCTTTGCACTCAACATGAAGTCCACTGTATTGCCCTCCGAATCCACTGCTCGATATAGATATTTCCACTCACCTCGAATTTCGATGTAAGTTTCGTCCACCCGCCATGAGTCGTTCGTCGGATTCAGAAAGGGTCGAATGCGCTTGTCGAGTTCGGGAGCGAATTTCAAAACCCAGCGATAACGGTGGAATGATCGACTGCAACGCCCCTTTCTGCCATCATTTCCTCTAAATTCCGGTAGCTCAAAGAATAGCGGCAATACCAGCGCACGTTCAGCAAGATAATTTCAGGCAGAAAGTGATGCCATTTGAACAGTGAGTCGGTCGTCATTTAGGGCAAAGCTAGAGAAAATTGAGCTTCCACACCTTACCATTTTTGCGACACAACCGTAAATTTTACTTGGCAACCGATCGCGGAGTTTTCTACACAATTTATGACTGGATGCAGCGATCGGAATGGAAGGAACTGTACTTGGTTGAGCCGTAGTAGCCGACTTATTCTAATCATTAAGCACAGAGAAAACGAACTGAGTTCTGTTCTAGAGTATGTGACTTTCTCAAGTGCTTTGCTACGAATTGAATGATTGACACGGCTGCATCTTTTCGTTCCTTCAATCCTCTCTCAATCCCCTCAAACACTATGACAGCTCCCTCTTCAAGCCATCGGAAAATCTACAACGATATTACGCAAATCCAAGTCCAGCTAGATGCAACACTGCAAAGCATGTTAGAGCAGGCAGGCAGCAGAATTCACATCGATCGACAAACAGAACTCAAACAAAACATTGAAAGCACAAATCAGCGATTAGAAAAACTCAAAGCGCAATACATTTGCCCAGCCTGAAACAGCAGAACCACTCACAGAAATTACAAGGAGCAATGAGACCCCATGAGCAGCGAAACACAAACGCTTGAACGACAACTCCAGACCGAGAAAAATGCTTTTCAAGGTGAAGAGCATGAACTTCCCAAACGCCCTCCTAAAGCAATGGCTTCTCCTGAATACACCAGTAACAATATGCCCAATGTCTGGGTGTACAACGGCGAAGCTTACGACCTCACAGATTTCATGAAGAAGCATCCTGGCGGCGAATTCTTCATTGGGCGCATGAAGAATCGAGACATTACCACTGTTGTTAATATCTTTCACCGCAACCCTGCAAAGGTGAAGAAGATGCTTCAGAAATACGCTTTGGGACGAAAAACAACGCCCGAAGACTTGCACCCAAAATACAATGCACCGCCTTTTCTCTTCCACGATACCTTTGATGGTCGCAGAGACACTCCTCAGTTTGATTTCGAGACCAAAGAGCAACTCCTTGATCGCATTAGAACTCGATTGAATACGAAAGAAATGCAAGCAAAGGTCGATCGCATGGATTTCCTCTTTGATGCAGTGACCATTACTCTAGTTCTTCTCTACATCTTGGTACAAGCACTTCGACTCACAGTGGCACAATTCATGCCGATTTATCTCTTTGCGCCATTGATGGTGATGCTCAGAATCTCTCTTTCAGGTGCAGGACATTACTACAATCACCGCCCACAAGTTCGATTCAATAAGTTCTTCGCTCATGTGTTTGACATTAACTATGTTCCGATGTCCTTTGTTGTGATTGATGGTCATTCTTTGATGCATCATCCCTACACCCAAAGCAAAGTTGATGTCAAAACCAATGTATTCACGGCAATGATGGAACTACCTCGTTATTACCGAGTTCCACTCCATACCGTCCACAAGCTTGCTCATGTATTAACAGGGATGTTGGTTCGGACAGTCGAGATTTCATACTATGCCGTTCGATTTGGGGTACACAACTTCTATGGCACTTGGCAACGCGGACTACCGCACTACATCGGTATGATCTTTATGCGAGTGTTGCTACTCGGTGAGCTAGTTCTCTTTGCCCTTCGTGGAGATTTCGTTGCTTGGTTCGTACAGTTTGTTCTCACAACTTGGATTAGTACGTTCATGATTGTGGCAAGTCACGATTTTGAAGTCGAAGATTCAGCCAACACGGAACAGATTGAGCAACAAGATTGGGCAGTATTCCAAATCAACAATTCCTACGACTTGACGATGATTGGCAACAAATATATTGATTGCTTCTTATCAGCAGGTCTGAGTCCTCACCGAGTTCATCACGTCTTACCTTATCAACGCAGTGGGTTCGCCAACATTCTCAGTGAAGACATTGTTCGAGAAGAAGCTGCAAAGTTTGGTGTGCCCTGGTTAGCTCCTAAAAATTTCTTCCTCGATCGCTTACCGCTTCTGGTTAATCACTACTTGCTAGAGCGATCGCGCATGGCAGATGAGAAAAACTTTGGACTGCTGACAGAGCATTTCCACCCCCAAGCGTTAAAGACTTCGTTCGACTACATTCTCAAAGGTTTCGCTGGCATTGGTTCTATCTAATTTCACACACTCTATTGGAGCAGTACATCATGACGACAATGATTCCTCTCAAACAATCCCTCTCGCAATCTGCGATCATTAAAGCTCAACCTTACTTCAGCAATTCTAAATCGATTCTTGCAACGATCGAGAGCATTGCAACTGGAACACCTGAACACTGTATTTCTCAAGTTGATGCTGCTCGGACTGTTGCCCAAATGCCGAATCTGGTAAAAAACCAAAGCCGCATCGAAACGCTGTACCAAAACACGCGTATCAACACCCGTCACCTGGCTCTCAATTTGTTATCCGAGGATGCGCTGACCACTACTCAAAGCAGTTCGATTCAAGATCGAATGCAGATGTATCAATCGTATGCGATTCCTCTAGCTGAGAGAGTTGTCAAGCAGGCCCTAGAATCTGCTACCGCAAAATCAACTTTCGGTTGTCCAGAACTGCTCAAAGATTCGATTCGTCAGATTGTCTTTGTGTCTAGTACAGGGTTTGTTGCTCCAGGCGTTGATACGAAAGTGATTAAGCGGCTTGGGCTGAGACGGGATATTTCCCGCGTTACGGTGAATTTCATGGGCTGTGCGGCAGCAATGAATGGCTTAAGAGTAGCGAGCGATCATGTGCGATCGCATCCTACGCATCGATCTCTAGTGATTTGCTTGGAGCTGAGTTCAGTCAATGCGGTTTTTGAAGATGACATCAATGATGTGATTATTCATAGTATTTTCGGGGATGGTTGTGCGGCAGTGGTTGTGGGAGCTTGCGAAGAAGGGCAGGCGTTAGAAGGAAGAATTGTTATTCGAGATTATCTGAGTCAGTTGATTGCTGATACAGAAGATGGAATTACTCTCGGTGTGCAGGACAATGGCATCACTTGTAAGCTATCCCGCCAACTGCCGGACTACATTGAAGCGGGAGTTGATCCAGTGATTGAAAGCTTTCTGGAGCAAAATGGATTGACCAAAGAGCAGATTGATTTGTGGGCAATTCATCCAGGTGGGACTCGAATTGTGGAGCGATCGCAGCGTTCTCTCGGTCTAAGTGATGATCAGGTTGCCTATAGCTGGGAGATTCTGAGTGAATACGGAAATATGCTGAGTGCTTCAATCTTATTTGTACTAGAGAGAATGCTATCGAAACAGGAATCTTCAGATGAAAGATTACTGACTGGACTGGCTTTTTCATTTTCGCCTGGAGTTGGAATTGAAGGCATCTTGTTTCAAAAACTTTAGGGCGTACTTCAAAGGCTTCTCACTACATCTCTATATTTAGGGCGGACATGAAGAAGCCGAAGGGTGTTAAACACGCTCTAGTATTGCAATCTATTCAAGACCAAATCATTCTATGAGGACACAAGCATGAGATTCATTCGATTCCTGTTAGAAATTTCGTGGCGGAGTATCGTGATTGCTGCGAGTGTGGGGTTTGTTAGTGGCTGCGGTAACTCATTGTTGATTGCACTTGTTAATCGTTCAATTCATGAATCTTCTGTGCCAAATGCGCTTCTCTATTTTGCTGGATTAGCAATCTTTACTTTACTCACAAGCGTTACCTCACAATTCATGCTGATTCACTTGGCACAGGGAGCCATCTATGAACTGCGATTAAAGCTCAGCCGCAATATTCTCTCTGCTCCACTGCAGCATTTAGAACAATTGGGTGAGAGTCGATTGTTGATGACTTTAACCGATGATATTCGAGTTCTATCTCATGCCGTATCTGTTATTCCTAATCTGTTTATTGATCTCGCGACAGTCGCAGGTTGTTTGGTTTATTTAGCCTGGCTATCAAGTACAATCTTTGCTTTAACGGTTGGAATTAGCGCGATCGCAATCTGGGGAGTTCAGACCAAAGTGAATCAAGCTCGATCACTGTTCACCGTTGCACGAGACGAAGAAGATCATCTGCTTCAACATTTTCAAACGATTACTCACGGAACCAAAGAACTCAAACTTCATCGAGCGAGACGAGAAGATTTCATCTCAAAGAATGTACAAAGTAGTGCTTCTAAACTGCGGCAGAAAAATAGCAAAGCAATGAAAAGCTTTGCGGTTGCTAATGGATTAGGACAATCCTCTCAATTCTTCACAATGGGTTTTGTTCTGTTTGTTCTCCCGCTGTTCCTGCACGTTCCCCTGCCGATGCTTTCAACCTATGTTCTAACCAGTACATTTATTTCGATGCCGATGCAGAGTTTGTTAAATCGCCTTCCTGATATCATGCGCGGCAATGTGGCTTTGCGAAAAATTGAGCGACTGCGGCTCTCACTTACCAGTCAGCTAGAACATGAATCGATGCCTACTTTCAAAGTCAACTCTCACTGCCAAGTTGAACTCGACCAAGTCACCTATCTTTATCAACCAGAGCGCGAAGAAGAGGGGCCTCAGTTGCATCATCCGAGAGGAGACCGACCAATCAGCAGCCGACCAGTCACGCCTCCTCCAATGATTGAAGAAAGAGGGTTTTTCTTGGGAGCTATCACACTATCTTTCAAACCTGGAGAAGTAACTTATATTGTCGGTGGTAATGGAAGCGGTAAATCAACCTTAGCAAAATTGATTGCAGGTTTATATACACCCCACGACGGCGCGATCTATCTGAATGGAGTTCGGATTACAAATCACAATCGCGAATGGTATCGGCAACATTTCTCGGCTATCTTCTCTGATTTTCATCTGTTCGATAGCTGTCTAGGATTTAACCGTCCTAACCTTGATGAAGAAATTGAAATGTACTTGCAACAGTTACGCCTCGATCATAAGGTACAAGTCAAAAACGGCATTCTCTCGACAACTCGCCTTTCTCAAGGGCAGCGCAAACGGTTAGCACTTCTGACCGCTTATCTTGAAGACCGACCGATTTACCTGTTTGATGAATGGGCATCGGATCAAGAACCGCTCTTTCGAGAACTGTTCTACAAAGAAATTTTGGTCAAACTGAAGCAGCAAGGTAAGACTGTGATTGTTATCACTCACGACGATCGATATTTCCATCTCGCAGACCACATTGTTAAGCTCGACTACGGCAAGATCGAGTTAGATGAAAAGCCACTCTCTATCGGTCACAAAGCTTAATCTGAAGCCAGCAAAGTTTCAGCTTAAATAAGGAATGATGAGGCATTTGGAGAATTCCCACCTGTGCTTTCCGTAACTCGATTTCTCTTGCAAAGCAAATCTTGTCAGCTCGCAAGTCATTTGATTGGTTTGAGTTGTTTCTGGATGAGTTCTCTCAATGTCGCTGTTGCTCAATCGATTATTCCGGATCA containing:
- a CDS encoding IS6 family transposase, whose amino-acid sequence is MKFAPELDKRIRPFLNPTNDSWRVDETYIEIRGEWKYLYRAVDSEGNTVDFMLSAKRDGKAAARFFRKVLGAKHTQIPRVITVDKNAAYPVAMDELKQEKTLKAETQWYCQLNSIQPCLLRKWVIFKGGKAVFFVTPSAPILNNQREI
- a CDS encoding response regulator transcription factor encodes the protein MRVLLVEDEPDLGTAIHRVLSREKYVVDWVQDGSTAWAYLDNSDVHYTLAILDWMLPGLSGVELCKRLRCQNNPLPILLLTARDRMEDKVAGLDAGADDYLVKPFGMAELLARLRALQRRSPELHPQQLQVGNLILDYGAHTVCWQPLDGHQIPISLTAKEFQTLEYFMRHPSQVVTSHQIMNQLWEVGAEPTSNAIAAQIRLLRRKLAEVGCDGLIETIHGIGYRFNVPHASK
- a CDS encoding two-component sensor histidine kinase codes for the protein MRQNKLFNRTRIQLAGCYAGVMGLILSVSGLITYQLLSAAHWHAVEQELESISGTLHDSLEPKLKQPNRLEPAIRQALPRLCLIGTDCSNDAQKRHILGIVQEDNYYVRFFTQSGQLLASLDKQPASLPPPVTKEGWTTLHDGSGTRCRQTTLLLKTATGSAWGYMQIGRSLKEYDDHLTMLRLLLAVGLPLAMLLVAGAGWWLAGLAIRPVYQSYQQMQQFTADAAHELRTPIATIRATIESVQGVVDLPMEEMQGAFSVVDRQNNRLAHLVQDLLLLSRMDQRTLAEKHQPCCINDLVHDLVESLSMLKIAAPIQLTTQYRVKEPLYVMGDENQLSRLFSNLIVNALHYTPAGGVVTVIVRREDTHALIQVKDAGIGIAREDQSRIFDRFYRVSSDRSRQTGGAGLGLAIAKAISESHHGSIQVNTDLGKGSTFAVRLPLI
- a CDS encoding cytochrome b5 domain-containing protein gives rise to the protein MPNVWVYNGEAYDLTDFMKKHPGGEFFIGRMKNRDITTVVNIFHRNPAKVKKMLQKYALGRKTTPEDLHPKYNAPPFLFHDTFDGRRDTPQFDFETKEQLLDRIRTRLNTKEMQAKVDRMDFLFDAVTITLVLLYILVQALRLTVAQFMPIYLFAPLMVMLRISLSGAGHYYNHRPQVRFNKFFAHVFDINYVPMSFVVIDGHSLMHHPYTQSKVDVKTNVFTAMMELPRYYRVPLHTVHKLAHVLTGMLVRTVEISYYAVRFGVHNFYGTWQRGLPHYIGMIFMRVLLLGELVLFALRGDFVAWFVQFVLTTWISTFMIVASHDFEVEDSANTEQIEQQDWAVFQINNSYDLTMIGNKYIDCFLSAGLSPHRVHHVLPYQRSGFANILSEDIVREEAAKFGVPWLAPKNFFLDRLPLLVNHYLLERSRMADEKNFGLLTEHFHPQALKTSFDYILKGFAGIGSI
- a CDS encoding naringenin-chalcone synthase, with translation MTTMIPLKQSLSQSAIIKAQPYFSNSKSILATIESIATGTPEHCISQVDAARTVAQMPNLVKNQSRIETLYQNTRINTRHLALNLLSEDALTTTQSSSIQDRMQMYQSYAIPLAERVVKQALESATAKSTFGCPELLKDSIRQIVFVSSTGFVAPGVDTKVIKRLGLRRDISRVTVNFMGCAAAMNGLRVASDHVRSHPTHRSLVICLELSSVNAVFEDDINDVIIHSIFGDGCAAVVVGACEEGQALEGRIVIRDYLSQLIADTEDGITLGVQDNGITCKLSRQLPDYIEAGVDPVIESFLEQNGLTKEQIDLWAIHPGGTRIVERSQRSLGLSDDQVAYSWEILSEYGNMLSASILFVLERMLSKQESSDERLLTGLAFSFSPGVGIEGILFQKL
- a CDS encoding cyclic peptide export ABC transporter — encoded protein: MRFIRFLLEISWRSIVIAASVGFVSGCGNSLLIALVNRSIHESSVPNALLYFAGLAIFTLLTSVTSQFMLIHLAQGAIYELRLKLSRNILSAPLQHLEQLGESRLLMTLTDDIRVLSHAVSVIPNLFIDLATVAGCLVYLAWLSSTIFALTVGISAIAIWGVQTKVNQARSLFTVARDEEDHLLQHFQTITHGTKELKLHRARREDFISKNVQSSASKLRQKNSKAMKSFAVANGLGQSSQFFTMGFVLFVLPLFLHVPLPMLSTYVLTSTFISMPMQSLLNRLPDIMRGNVALRKIERLRLSLTSQLEHESMPTFKVNSHCQVELDQVTYLYQPEREEEGPQLHHPRGDRPISSRPVTPPPMIEERGFFLGAITLSFKPGEVTYIVGGNGSGKSTLAKLIAGLYTPHDGAIYLNGVRITNHNREWYRQHFSAIFSDFHLFDSCLGFNRPNLDEEIEMYLQQLRLDHKVQVKNGILSTTRLSQGQRKRLALLTAYLEDRPIYLFDEWASDQEPLFRELFYKEILVKLKQQGKTVIVITHDDRYFHLADHIVKLDYGKIELDEKPLSIGHKA
- a CDS encoding IS6 family transposase; the protein is MTTDSLFKWHHFLPEIILLNVRWYCRYSLSYRNLEEMMAERGVAVDHSTVIAGF